The following coding sequences lie in one Coraliomargarita parva genomic window:
- the ptsP gene encoding phosphoenolpyruvate--protein phosphotransferase, producing MSDHKAKKEVVLEGIAASPGVAHGKAFLFLQKQVDVPCYDIKADAVDAELERLDQGIVQTHKEITAVRNKVAKSLGEGEALIFDAHLMVLEDNALIDEVVSDVRKQKKNVEFCFNKVVNRYIQFFSTVEDEYLRERVSDIRDVSRRLLHNLTGSKKASLSNLAGDSIVVSEDISPSDTADLDRHNLLSFVTDAGGKTSHSVIMARSIGIPAVVGLHNATDQIKTGDDILVDGYDGLVIINPTEERLFQYGKLATERRKLEAIYTTVLDEPSETRDGVPIAIMANIEGAQEMKQVASMRADGVGLFRTEGIFLRSHGYPSEEEQYEEYAAAAKAADGKPVIIRTLDIGGDKTIGGESEEDNSFLGFRAIRFCLENVDIFKTQLRAILRASAVGNVKLMYPMISGLRELMRANDVLKAVKAELRQEGLAFDDAMEIGAMIEVPSAVTVIDLLSREVDFFSVGTNDLIQYLMAVDRLNDRVAHLYEPTHPAVIRTLKQIIDGAKLEGKPVSVCGEIAGDPIFASILLGLGAQSLSLTSSLLPEVKYFIRKMDSAKAKELVQEVLGMDDAHSILLRLERFQSETIGDLI from the coding sequence GTGTCCGATCATAAAGCAAAGAAAGAGGTTGTCCTTGAAGGGATTGCCGCATCGCCCGGCGTCGCTCACGGCAAGGCCTTTCTCTTTCTCCAAAAGCAGGTCGACGTTCCCTGCTATGATATCAAGGCGGATGCGGTCGATGCGGAACTGGAGCGCTTGGATCAGGGAATTGTCCAGACGCACAAGGAAATTACCGCGGTTCGCAATAAAGTCGCCAAGTCACTAGGGGAGGGGGAAGCGCTGATTTTCGACGCGCACCTGATGGTGCTGGAAGACAATGCCTTGATTGACGAGGTCGTCTCGGACGTGCGCAAACAGAAGAAGAATGTCGAATTCTGCTTCAACAAGGTCGTCAACCGCTACATCCAGTTTTTTAGCACGGTAGAAGACGAATACCTGCGCGAGCGTGTTTCGGACATTCGCGATGTCTCCCGCCGCCTGTTGCACAACCTGACCGGTTCGAAGAAGGCATCACTTTCGAACCTGGCGGGTGACAGTATCGTGGTTTCCGAGGACATCAGCCCTTCGGATACGGCTGACCTGGATCGACACAACCTGTTGTCCTTCGTCACCGACGCCGGGGGCAAGACCAGCCACTCGGTCATCATGGCCCGTTCGATCGGAATCCCGGCTGTGGTTGGCTTACATAATGCCACCGATCAGATCAAAACCGGGGATGACATCTTGGTGGATGGTTATGATGGACTGGTCATCATCAATCCGACCGAGGAACGTCTCTTTCAGTATGGCAAACTGGCAACGGAGCGCCGAAAACTGGAGGCCATCTACACCACGGTGCTGGATGAGCCCAGCGAAACCAGGGATGGTGTGCCGATTGCGATCATGGCCAACATCGAAGGGGCTCAGGAAATGAAGCAGGTTGCTTCGATGCGGGCCGACGGGGTGGGTTTGTTCCGTACCGAAGGCATTTTCCTGCGTAGCCACGGTTATCCCAGCGAAGAAGAGCAATACGAGGAGTATGCGGCGGCCGCCAAGGCGGCCGATGGCAAGCCGGTGATTATCCGTACCCTGGACATCGGCGGGGATAAGACGATCGGTGGCGAATCGGAGGAGGACAATTCCTTCCTGGGCTTCCGTGCGATCCGTTTTTGCCTCGAGAACGTCGACATTTTCAAGACACAGCTACGCGCCATACTGCGTGCGAGCGCCGTGGGCAACGTAAAGCTGATGTATCCCATGATCAGCGGACTGCGCGAGTTGATGCGGGCCAATGATGTGCTCAAGGCGGTCAAAGCCGAACTGCGGCAAGAGGGGCTTGCGTTTGACGACGCGATGGAAATCGGTGCAATGATCGAGGTTCCCAGCGCGGTGACCGTGATTGACCTGCTCTCGCGAGAAGTCGATTTCTTCAGCGTGGGGACGAACGACCTGATCCAGTACCTCATGGCTGTGGATCGCTTGAACGACAGGGTCGCCCATTTGTATGAGCCGACGCATCCTGCGGTCATCCGGACCTTGAAGCAAATCATCGATGGGGCCAAGTTGGAGGGTAAGCCGGTCAGCGTCTGTGGCGAAATCGCCGGTGACCCGATATTCGCCAGCATTCTGCTCGGTCTAGGTGCGCAGTCCCTGAGCCTGACCTCCAGCCTTTTACCTGAGGTGAAATATTTTATCCGCAAAATGGATTCGGCCAAGGCGAAAGAGCTGGTTCAAGAGGTGCTCGGTATGGATGACGCGCATTCCATTCTTTTGAGGCTGGAACGCTTCCAGTCGGAAACGATCGGGGATTTGATTTAG
- a CDS encoding D-2-hydroxyacid dehydrogenase, producing MKIVILDAGTLDFDETAWEAFQRFGEVVIYDKTGADPDEVLARIEGADAVFTNKVPLSEAVFEKAGALRFVGVLATGYNVIDLNSASNAGVTVCNVPAYSTATTSQHAVALILELCNQVGRHSQSVHEGDWVRSHHFTYWKQAPLELEAMTVGIVGFGTIGRRVASTLHAMGARIMASARRQRNTPDYPGFEWADNESIFESADLVSLHCPQTPENTGFVNADLLSRMKPGALLVNTARGGLIEEAHLAAALHSGRLRGAALDVLTKEPMTPDCPLLGAPNCYITPHIAWASEPARRRLIDISVQNLEQFLQGLSTNVVNG from the coding sequence ATGAAAATTGTTATACTCGACGCGGGGACTCTTGATTTTGACGAGACAGCTTGGGAAGCCTTTCAGCGTTTCGGTGAGGTTGTGATTTACGACAAGACCGGTGCGGACCCGGACGAAGTGCTGGCGCGCATTGAAGGTGCGGATGCCGTCTTCACCAATAAAGTCCCCCTGTCGGAGGCTGTCTTTGAGAAGGCCGGGGCACTCCGCTTTGTCGGCGTCCTGGCGACGGGATACAATGTAATCGACCTTAATTCGGCTTCGAACGCCGGTGTCACAGTTTGCAATGTGCCTGCCTATTCCACGGCGACTACCTCCCAGCATGCTGTCGCGCTCATACTGGAACTCTGCAACCAGGTCGGCCGGCACAGTCAGTCCGTCCACGAAGGCGACTGGGTTCGCAGTCATCACTTCACTTACTGGAAACAGGCGCCACTCGAATTAGAAGCCATGACGGTCGGGATCGTTGGTTTTGGGACAATCGGGCGGCGGGTCGCTTCGACGCTGCACGCCATGGGCGCGCGGATCATGGCCTCGGCTCGCCGGCAACGGAACACCCCGGATTATCCGGGCTTTGAATGGGCCGACAACGAAAGCATTTTTGAATCCGCCGACCTGGTCTCGCTGCATTGTCCGCAAACCCCGGAAAATACGGGTTTCGTGAATGCGGATCTTCTCTCCAGAATGAAGCCCGGCGCACTGCTGGTGAATACGGCCCGAGGTGGCCTGATTGAAGAGGCGCATCTGGCTGCGGCCTTGCACTCCGGGCGCCTGCGTGGCGCGGCCCTCGATGTCCTCACGAAGGAACCGATGACGCCGGACTGTCCGCTACTGGGCGCTCCAAACTGTTACATCACGCCGCACATTGCCTGGGCCAGCGAACCTGCCCGCCGCCGACTGATAGACATCTCAGTTCAGAATCTGGAACAATTTCTTCAGGGCCTGTCGACGAATGTCGTAAACGGTTAG